A region from the Alnus glutinosa chromosome 5, dhAlnGlut1.1, whole genome shotgun sequence genome encodes:
- the LOC133868721 gene encoding uncharacterized protein LOC133868721, whose translation MDLAPEELQFLRIPDLLSEAISIPKQSPRTFYLITLTLIFPLSFAILAHSLFTHPLLAQLQTYPQADSTQTRHEWTLLLLFQFFYLIFLFAFSLLSTAAAVFTVASLYTSKPVSYSSTMSAIPKVFKRLFVTYLWVSLLMMIYNFVFIAFLVLLIIAIDTQNAFLLFVSVVVIFLLFLVVHVYITAMWHLASVVSVLEPVYGFAAMKKSYELLKGKIRYAGVLVFIYLAICVIIGGVFSSVVVHGGGKYGVFVRIVVGGFLVGVLVIVNLVGLLVQSVFYYVCKSYHHQGIDKTALHDHLGGYLGEYVPLKSSIQMENLEI comes from the coding sequence ATGGATCTAGCCCCAGAAGAGCTCCAATTCCTGAGGATCCCAGACCTCCTGAGTGAGGCAATCTCCATCCCAAAACAGTCCCCGAGGACCTTCTACCTCATCACCCTGACCCTCATCTTCCCTCTCTCCTTCGCCATCCTAGCCCACTCCCTCTTCACCCACCCTCTCTTGGCCCAGCTCCAGACCTACCCACAAGCTGACTCGACCCAGACCCGCCACGAATGgaccctcctcctcctcttccagTTCTTCTACCTCATCTTCCTCTTCGCCTTCTCCCTTCTCTCCACCGCCGCCGCCGTCTTCACCGTTGCCTCCCTCTACACCTCCAAGCCCGTCTCCTACTCCTCCACCATGTCCGCCATTCCCAAGGTCTTCAAGCGCTTGTTCGTAACGTATTTGTGGGTCTCTCTCTTGATGATGATCTACAACTTCGTCTTCATTGCTTTCTTGGTGTTATTGATCATAGCCATTGACACCCAGAACGCCTTTTTGCTGTTCGTGTCCGTGGTGGTCATCTTCTTGCTCTTTCTTGTTGTTCATGTCTATATAACCGCGATGTGGCACTTGGCCAGCGTGGTGTCGGTGCTGGAACCGGTATACGGTTTCGCCGCCATGAAAAAGAGCTACGAGTTGCTCAAGGGAAAGATCCGTTACGCGGGGGTGCTTGTTTTCATATATTTGGCGATTTGTGTGATCATTGGGGGCGTGTTTAGCTCGGTGGTGGTGCACGGAGGGGGCAAGTATGGGGTTTTTGTGAGGATTGTGGTGGGTGGGTTCTTGGTTGGGGTGTTGGTGATCGTTAATTTGGTGGGGTTGTTGGTGCAGAGCGTGTTTTACTATGTTTGCAAGAGCTATCATCATCAGGGGATTGATAAGACCGCGTTGCATGATCATCTTGGCGGATATCTTGGGGAGTACGTGCCACTGAAGAGCAGCATTCAGATGGAGAATTTGGAAATCTGA
- the LOC133869010 gene encoding uncharacterized protein LOC133869010: MATREFVFEGCTLRNGLKLITSNFDVNEMVQAYLGLPIVELYINSFSESILDIDEGNDEDNNDNDNDNDNDDDERGYSRIERDDPYWEEGGIREVGDIDGEGREESDGGVEGEESDESDEGEEEGDEDEGRLRVNHSNSGSDYDEDANSDMPHSDILTSPPRSDM; encoded by the exons ATGGCTACACGAGAGTTCGTATTTGAG GGGTGTACTCTTCGAAATGGGTTGAAATTAATCACATCGAACTTTGATGTAAATGAAATGGTTCAAGCCTACTTGGGTCTACCAATTGTTGAGTTGTACATCAACTCATTTAGTGAGTCCATTCTTGACATTGATGAGGGTAATGATGAagataataatgataatgataatgataatgacaatgatgatgatgagaggGGGTATTCTAGGATCGAGCGTGACgatccatattgggaagag GGGGGCATTAGAGAGGTTGGAGACATCGATGGGGAGGGTAGGGAGGAAAGTGATGGTGGTGTGGAAGGTGAAGAGAGCGATGAAAGTGATGAGGGTGAAGAGGAAGGTGATGAAGACGAAGGTAGGTTAAGAGTCAACCATTCTAACAGTGGATCTGATTATGATGAAGATGCAAACTCAGACATGCCACACAGTGACATTCTTACATCTCCTCCCAGAAGTGACATGTGA